The genome window AACCGGGAACACTGCAGTACATCGAGTACACGATGACAGTCAACAACATGTCGTTGGTCTTCCTTCCCTTCATCAGGGACTCTACAGCGAGGCTCTACATCAATCTGTGAGGCTCAGGTAGTCCCCTATGATTTCCGGATGATCGAAGGCCATCTCTCCGGCCCGCTCAGGGTCCACGAGTTCAATGCTCTCCGCATCGCTCCCCGACCTGAGCTTCCCTCCCTTCCTTTTCAGAATGAAGACGACGGAGATGACCTGGCCTCTGGGATCTCTGTCGGGGGCCGAATAGACCCCGAGCATCCGATGGACGCTCGTCTTGAGGCCCGTTTCCTCCTCGAACTCCCTGAGCACCGCATCCTCCACCTTCTCGCCGTACTCAACGAAACCTCCTGGGAGGGCCAGCTTCCCCTTGAAGGGCGGGTACTTCCGTCTGATGGCGACGAGCTTCCCTCTCGTGACCAAGATGCCGTCGACAGCGACCCGCGGGTGTCTGGGCCCGCCCTCGAGGAAGGTCTGAACCGCGCTGTTCCCCTCCTCGTACGCGCTCAGGATCTCCCTCCCCATCTCCGTGAGCGTCGTGCGGCCTCCTCCCGTCCCGCCTCTTTTCGACTGCACGATTCGCTCCCCAGCGGACTCGCTGATTCCCTTGATCGTCCCCCACGCGTGCCTGTAGGACATGCCCATCCTCTTCGCCGCCTCGGAAATCGAACCTGTCTCCTCAACGAGATTCAACAGTCTGGCTCTGCCTTCGCCAACTACAAAAGCACCGTCTTTTTCCAGCCAGGACTTGGCTTTCAATTTGAGCATTCAATCTGTAATGCGGTTCTGCAATAAAAACTTCGGACCGCCGCGCTCGGCTCGATTCACCGGGCTCTCAAGGGATCCTTATCGAGTGCTGTCTTGCGAAGTCCACGGCCTTCTGGTATCCCGCATCCGCGTGCCTGATGATGCCCATGCCCGGGTCTGTCGTCAGCACACGCTCGATCCTCTTCTCGGCACTCTCCGTGCCGTCAGCTACCACCGTCATCCCGGCGTGCGTCGAGTAGCCGATTCCCACTCCACCGCCATTGTGGACCGCTATGAGGTCGGCTCCCGCCGCGGCGTTCAGAAGCGCGTTGAGGATAGGCCAATCGGCGACCGCGTCGCTGCCGTCCCGCATGCCCTCGGTCTCCCTGTTCGGGGAGGCGACGGAACCGCAGTCAAGGTGGTCCCTCGTGATCACAATGGGGCCCGAGAGGTCGCCATCCCTGACCATCTGGTTGATTCTCTTTCCGAACTTCGCCCTCTCTCCGTATCCCAACCAGCACACTCTCGCGGGCAGCCCTTCCCAGGGGAGATGCTCCTCCGCCAGCCCTATCCAGTTGGCAAGTTGTCTGTCCTTGGGAAAGAGCTCCGTCACGACCTTGTCCGTCGTCAGTATGTCCTCAGGTTCCCCCGACACGGCAACCCATCTGAAGGGGCCCCTGCCCTCGCAGAACATCGGTCTGATGTACAACGGGACGAAGCCCTGGAAATCGAAGGCGTTCTTCACTCCCGCCTGCAGGGCCTGCCCCCTGATGTTGTTCCCGTAGTCGAAGACGACCGAGCCTGCCTTCTGGAGGGACAGCATGGCGCGCACGTGGTCCGCGATGGATGAATACGATCTCTCGAGATACCTCTCCGAGTCACTGGCCCTCAGGTCGAAGGCTTCCTGAAGCGTCAGCCCGCCGGGCACGTAACCGTTCAGTGCGTCGTGGGCGGATGTCTGGTCGGTGACCGCGTCGAAGGAGGCTCCAGTCTCGGCGAGATGAGGATGCGTCTCCGAGCAGTTGGCGAGGACGCCCACCGACTTCGCCTCTCCCTCTTCCTTCGCGCTCTTGATGATCTCCAGCCCTTCGTCGAGGGAGGTCACCATCTCGTCGCAGAATCCCGCTTCCAGCCTCCTCTTGATGCGCGATTCATCCACCTCGACCGCAAGGCACGCTCCTCCGTTCATCTTGACCGCCAGAGGCTGCGCACCGCCCATGCCTCCCAGTCCACCGGTGAGCACGGACCTCCGTGATAGCGAACCGCCGAAGTTGTCCCGTGCACAGGCCGCGAAGGTCTCGTAGGTGCCCTGTATGATGCCCTGGGTGCCTATGTAGGCCCACCCTCCAGCCGTCATCTGGCCGTACATCATGAGCCCGATGTCCTCGAGCTCGTAGAACTTCTCCCAGTTCGACCATCTCGGGACGAGGTTGGCATTCGCGATGAGGACGCGCGGGGAGTCCTCGGCCGTCCTGAAAACGCCCACGGCCTTGCCAGACTGGACGAGCAGCGTTTCGTCGCCCTCCAGCTCCTTCAGCGCTTCCACGATTCTGTTGTAGCAGTCCCAGTTCCTCGCGGCCTTCCCCGTGCCACCGTATATGATCAGTTCCTCGGGTTTCTCGGCGTTCTCGAGATTGTTCTGGAGCATTCTCAGAATGGCTTCCTGTCGCCAACCCTTGCATTCCAGCTTGTCCCCTCGATTGGCCTTCACTCTCATCCTATCACGTCATCATAATCAGGCTACAGGAATAAGTCATTATTGGAGCGAGAGCCTTGAGTTGACGATGGCCAGTATGGACTCGAGCAGCTCTGAGCCCTTCTCGAAGGCCGACCGGGCCTCGTTCTCCATGTTCTCCACTATGTCCTTGTTCCTGACGTACGCCAAGTTGATCCTCACGTTCAAGTACCCTCCGTGAAGCCCGGCTTGTGCCATGAGAGCGGCGACACCGGCGTCGGTGCAGGCGTTCTTCGATCCGCTCTCGGCGAGGAACTTGGCCATGTCAAGCACCTCGAGCGAGGCTCTCATTATCCGGAGAGGGGGCTCCGCGGCTCCGACGAGAGCGTCCTGGATGGCCGTCGTCCTCTTCTCCCTCTCTTCCTCCGTCCCTTTGGGCAACGAGTACGAGTCCATGACCGCCTGGTATGCCTGAGCATCTTCGTCGACCAGGCTGGCCAGCCTCGTTCTGAGCTCCCCTGACCCGTTGAGGGCTGTCTGCAGTTCCCCGGTAACCCCTTGATCGGACTCCTTCTTCAGGGAAATCCTCGAGACCA of Candidatus Thermoplasmatota archaeon contains these proteins:
- a CDS encoding NUDIX domain-containing protein, producing MLKLKAKSWLEKDGAFVVGEGRARLLNLVEETGSISEAAKRMGMSYRHAWGTIKGISESAGERIVQSKRGGTGGGRTTLTEMGREILSAYEEGNSAVQTFLEGGPRHPRVAVDGILVTRGKLVAIRRKYPPFKGKLALPGGFVEYGEKVEDAVLREFEEETGLKTSVHRMLGVYSAPDRDPRGQVISVVFILKRKGGKLRSGSDAESIELVDPERAGEMAFDHPEIIGDYLSLTD
- the hutU gene encoding urocanate hydratase; the protein is MRVKANRGDKLECKGWRQEAILRMLQNNLENAEKPEELIIYGGTGKAARNWDCYNRIVEALKELEGDETLLVQSGKAVGVFRTAEDSPRVLIANANLVPRWSNWEKFYELEDIGLMMYGQMTAGGWAYIGTQGIIQGTYETFAACARDNFGGSLSRRSVLTGGLGGMGGAQPLAVKMNGGACLAVEVDESRIKRRLEAGFCDEMVTSLDEGLEIIKSAKEEGEAKSVGVLANCSETHPHLAETGASFDAVTDQTSAHDALNGYVPGGLTLQEAFDLRASDSERYLERSYSSIADHVRAMLSLQKAGSVVFDYGNNIRGQALQAGVKNAFDFQGFVPLYIRPMFCEGRGPFRWVAVSGEPEDILTTDKVVTELFPKDRQLANWIGLAEEHLPWEGLPARVCWLGYGERAKFGKRINQMVRDGDLSGPIVITRDHLDCGSVASPNRETEGMRDGSDAVADWPILNALLNAAAGADLIAVHNGGGVGIGYSTHAGMTVVADGTESAEKRIERVLTTDPGMGIIRHADAGYQKAVDFARQHSIRIP
- a CDS encoding cyclodeaminase/cyclohydrolase family protein, with protein sequence MSHMDEFIEKVASDSPTPGGGSVSALASSLGCALNEMVSRISLKKESDQGVTGELQTALNGSGELRTRLASLVDEDAQAYQAVMDSYSLPKGTEEEREKRTTAIQDALVGAAEPPLRIMRASLEVLDMAKFLAESGSKNACTDAGVAALMAQAGLHGGYLNVRINLAYVRNKDIVENMENEARSAFEKGSELLESILAIVNSRLSLQ